Proteins from a genomic interval of Streptomyces sp. Tu6071:
- a CDS encoding heme o synthase: MTAVESRPAGALGTSTGRRPTGARLKGFVALTKPRIIELLLITTVPVMFLAEQGVPDLWLVFVTCFGGYLSAGGANALNMWYDRDIDALMDRTSQRPLVTGLISPREGLVFGLGLAVVSTLWFGLLVNWLSAALSLGAILLYVVGYTMILKRRTAQNIVWGGVAGCMPVLIGWSAVTNSVSWAAVILFLVIFFWTPPHYWPLSMRVKDDYARVNVPMLPVIAGNKVVARQIVLYSWVMVAVSLLLTVLGYTGWFYTVVALLSGGYWLWEAHGLLHRAKGEITGAKLKEMRLFHWSITYVSILFVAVAIDPFLR; the protein is encoded by the coding sequence GTGACGGCCGTTGAATCCCGTCCAGCGGGAGCGCTCGGGACGAGCACGGGCCGGCGGCCGACCGGGGCCCGGCTCAAGGGCTTCGTGGCGCTGACCAAACCGCGGATCATCGAGCTGCTGCTCATCACGACCGTGCCGGTCATGTTCCTCGCGGAACAGGGCGTGCCCGACCTGTGGCTCGTCTTCGTGACGTGCTTCGGCGGCTACCTCTCCGCGGGCGGCGCCAACGCGCTCAACATGTGGTACGACCGCGACATCGACGCCCTGATGGACCGTACGTCGCAGCGGCCACTGGTCACCGGGCTCATCTCGCCTCGCGAGGGACTCGTCTTCGGCCTCGGCCTGGCGGTGGTCTCCACGCTGTGGTTCGGCCTCCTCGTCAACTGGCTCTCGGCCGCGCTCTCGCTCGGCGCGATCCTCCTGTACGTCGTCGGCTACACGATGATCCTCAAGCGCCGCACCGCGCAGAACATCGTGTGGGGCGGGGTCGCGGGCTGCATGCCGGTCCTCATCGGCTGGTCCGCCGTCACGAACTCGGTCTCCTGGGCCGCCGTCATCCTCTTCCTCGTCATCTTCTTCTGGACGCCGCCGCATTACTGGCCGCTGTCGATGCGGGTCAAGGACGACTACGCCCGCGTCAACGTGCCGATGCTCCCGGTCATCGCGGGGAACAAGGTCGTCGCCCGGCAGATCGTGCTCTACAGCTGGGTCATGGTCGCGGTCTCGCTCCTGCTCACCGTGCTCGGCTACACCGGCTGGTTCTACACGGTCGTCGCGCTCCTGTCCGGCGGCTACTGGCTGTGGGAGGCGCACGGGCTCCTCCACCGCGCCAAGGGCGAGATCACGGGCGCGAAGCTCAAGGAGATGCGCCTGTTCCACTGGTCGATCACGTACGTGTCGATCCTCTTCGTCGCCGTCGCGATCGACCCGTTCCTGCGCTGA
- a CDS encoding amidohydrolase — translation MIETPPLVDQYCQGVRREELGLGTFEALLGPGGRAPAAGTTFFDTQTGFALRRWCPPLLGLAPHSPPAHYLARRRELGALETERRLLRGSGTGTYLVDTGPPLGLTPPGELAATADARAREIVRLEQLAEQTADTSGSVESFLRHLAESVHGAAATAVAFASVTPPLRRVPLLPEPPSPVEVRAAAGAWLAARQRPPGSAGPVDPAGPSPLLGAHLLWLALSSGRPLQLHTGESPPEPGALAAFAAATAGLGTPLVLLPGYPYHRPAARLAGLHAHVHVDLGPALSGTGARAAGLLAEFLELAPFGKLLYSSGARGLPELHVVAARQFREALRRVLGAWVVEGAWSARDGERVAGLLGAGNARRVYGLEE, via the coding sequence GTGATCGAGACGCCGCCGCTCGTGGATCAGTACTGCCAGGGGGTCCGCCGTGAGGAGCTGGGCCTCGGCACGTTCGAGGCGCTGCTCGGGCCCGGGGGCCGGGCGCCCGCCGCCGGGACGACCTTCTTCGACACCCAGACCGGCTTCGCGCTGCGCCGCTGGTGCCCCCCGCTGCTCGGCCTCGCCCCGCACAGCCCGCCCGCGCACTACCTCGCGAGGCGCAGGGAGCTGGGCGCCCTGGAGACGGAGCGGCGCCTGCTGCGCGGCAGCGGCACGGGCACGTACCTCGTCGACACCGGTCCGCCGCTCGGCCTCACGCCGCCGGGCGAACTCGCCGCGACCGCCGACGCGCGCGCCCGCGAGATCGTGCGGCTCGAACAGCTCGCCGAACAGACCGCCGACACCTCGGGCAGCGTCGAGTCCTTCCTGCGCCACCTCGCCGAGTCCGTGCACGGCGCCGCCGCGACCGCCGTCGCCTTCGCCTCCGTGACCCCGCCCCTGCGCCGCGTCCCGCTGCTCCCCGAGCCGCCGTCGCCCGTCGAGGTACGGGCCGCCGCGGGTGCCTGGCTCGCCGCCAGGCAGCGCCCGCCGGGCAGCGCGGGCCCCGTCGACCCGGCGGGCCCCTCCCCGCTGCTCGGGGCGCACCTGCTGTGGCTCGCGCTCTCCTCGGGCCGGCCGCTCCAGCTCCACACCGGCGAGTCCCCGCCCGAACCGGGCGCGCTCGCCGCCTTCGCCGCCGCGACGGCGGGCCTCGGCACCCCGCTCGTGCTGCTCCCCGGCTACCCCTACCACCGCCCCGCCGCCCGTCTCGCGGGCCTGCACGCGCACGTCCACGTGGACCTGGGCCCCGCGCTCAGCGGCACGGGGGCGCGGGCCGCCGGGCTGCTCGCGGAGTTCCTGGAGCTGGCCCCCTTCGGGAAGCTCCTCTATTCGAGCGGCGCGCGCGGCCTGCCCGAACTGCACGTCGTCGCGGCCCGGCAGTTCCGCGAGGCGCTGCGGCGGGTGCTCGGGGCGTGGGTCGTCGAGGGCGCGTGGAGCGCGCGGGACGGGGAGCGGGTCGCGGGGCTGCTCGGGGCCGGGAACGCGCGGCGGGTGTACGGACTGGAGGAGTGA
- a CDS encoding COX15/CtaA family protein, which produces MNAVPKMTAAHLSEAARNPLAFIAARYTPRRRTVERAALLALMMTVVIVVTGGAVRLTGSGLGCPTWPQCTDTSLTTTREMGFHGVIEFGNRMLTYVLCAAVGWAIIAARAAKPRRRSLTRLGWTQFWLVMGNAVLGGIVVLVGLNPYTVAAHFLLSSALIAVAALMWQRSREGDAAPRPLAGPKVVRLAWVLVVVTALLIAVGTLVTGTGPHAGDSSDVPRMSLEWLGGWTGTARVHAALAWATCLLTAALWGVLKAVDAPAGPRNKAGILFLVLMAQGAIGYVQYFTDLPEILVGTHMLGSTLVWIGVLRVLLALRERPVTEPGGEPLRGMDATGNSQLTAA; this is translated from the coding sequence ATGAACGCCGTGCCGAAAATGACTGCCGCGCACCTCTCCGAGGCCGCACGCAATCCGCTCGCCTTCATCGCCGCCCGCTACACGCCGCGCCGGCGGACCGTGGAGCGGGCCGCGCTGCTCGCCCTGATGATGACCGTCGTCATCGTCGTGACCGGCGGCGCGGTGCGGCTCACCGGGTCCGGGCTCGGCTGCCCGACCTGGCCGCAGTGCACGGACACCTCGCTCACGACGACCCGCGAGATGGGGTTCCACGGGGTCATCGAGTTCGGCAACCGGATGCTGACGTACGTGCTGTGCGCCGCCGTCGGCTGGGCGATCATCGCCGCGCGCGCGGCGAAACCGCGCCGCCGCTCGCTCACCCGGCTCGGCTGGACGCAGTTCTGGCTCGTCATGGGCAACGCGGTGCTGGGCGGCATCGTCGTGCTCGTCGGCCTCAACCCGTACACGGTCGCGGCGCACTTCCTGCTCTCCTCGGCGCTCATCGCGGTCGCCGCGCTCATGTGGCAGCGCAGCCGCGAGGGCGACGCGGCACCGCGCCCGCTCGCCGGGCCCAAGGTCGTCCGCCTCGCGTGGGTCCTCGTCGTCGTGACGGCGCTCCTCATCGCGGTCGGCACCCTCGTCACCGGAACCGGTCCGCACGCGGGCGACTCCTCGGACGTGCCGCGCATGTCGCTGGAGTGGCTCGGCGGCTGGACGGGCACCGCGCGCGTCCACGCCGCCCTCGCCTGGGCGACGTGCCTCCTGACGGCCGCGCTGTGGGGCGTCCTCAAGGCGGTGGACGCGCCCGCCGGACCGCGCAACAAGGCCGGCATCCTCTTCCTGGTCCTCATGGCCCAGGGCGCCATCGGCTACGTGCAGTACTTCACCGACCTGCCGGAAATCCTCGTCGGCACCCACATGCTCGGCTCGACCCTCGTGTGGATCGGCGTCCTCCGCGTCCTCCTCGCCCTGCGCGAGCGCCCCGTCACGGAGCCGGGCGGCGAGCCGCTGCGTGGCATGGACGCGACGGGCAACTCGCAGCTCACGGCGGCGTAG
- a CDS encoding glycoside hydrolase family 3 N-terminal domain-containing protein — protein MTQADRAVRRLAHTVLMPGFGGTGTSGPPAWLLTAIGEGLGSVCWFGHNVTDRAGTAALAARLHAAGDVLVALDEEGGTVTRLHVAEGSPHAGAASLGHADDPALTAAVARSIAQEVRAYGADLVLGPVADVNADPANPVIGVRSYGADPHLVGRHAAAFVEAAQAEGVAACAKHFPGHGDTKTDTHAGLAVVDVSPETLRARELVPFAAAVAAGAKAIMTAHIVFPALDDAPATLSPAVLRLLREELGFTGVVVSDAIDMRAISRTIGFAEGVVRTLAAGVDLVCLGNPGMPLGGDAADSDDGERDFRTALDAILSAVADGRLPRARLEEAAARVRDLAAWSARHRTAPVDEAVLAAGHTASADAARRALSTRGDVAGALRGPVRLVDARRRRNIASGRLGDHVADTLLARLPGSTLTAVFTRGAATEGRVTEETADGPVLPEAADVVLVGTPHADPEQARALDALLDAHPDALVVCLGWPAGPGDLPRARRIVFTYGDARPNAEALADLLTGA, from the coding sequence GTGACACAGGCCGACCGGGCGGTGCGCCGCCTCGCGCACACCGTCCTCATGCCGGGCTTCGGCGGCACGGGGACGAGCGGGCCACCCGCGTGGCTGCTCACCGCGATCGGCGAGGGCCTCGGCTCCGTCTGCTGGTTCGGGCACAACGTCACGGACCGCGCGGGGACGGCCGCCCTCGCGGCGCGCCTCCACGCGGCCGGTGACGTGCTCGTCGCGCTCGACGAGGAGGGCGGCACCGTCACGCGCCTGCACGTCGCCGAGGGCTCCCCGCACGCGGGGGCCGCGAGCCTCGGCCACGCCGACGACCCCGCGCTGACCGCCGCCGTCGCGCGGTCGATCGCACAGGAGGTACGGGCGTACGGCGCCGACCTCGTCCTCGGCCCCGTCGCGGACGTCAACGCCGACCCGGCCAACCCGGTCATCGGCGTCCGCTCCTACGGCGCGGACCCGCACCTCGTCGGGCGGCACGCCGCCGCCTTCGTCGAGGCCGCGCAGGCCGAGGGCGTCGCCGCCTGCGCCAAGCACTTCCCGGGCCACGGGGACACGAAGACCGACACGCACGCGGGACTCGCGGTCGTCGACGTGAGCCCCGAGACGCTGCGCGCCCGCGAACTCGTCCCCTTCGCCGCCGCCGTCGCGGCGGGCGCCAAGGCGATCATGACCGCGCACATCGTCTTCCCCGCGCTCGACGACGCGCCCGCGACCCTGAGCCCGGCGGTCCTGCGCCTGCTGCGCGAGGAACTCGGCTTCACCGGCGTCGTCGTCTCGGACGCGATCGACATGCGCGCCATCAGCCGCACCATCGGCTTCGCCGAGGGCGTCGTGCGCACCCTCGCGGCGGGCGTCGACCTCGTCTGCCTCGGGAACCCGGGGATGCCGCTCGGCGGCGACGCCGCCGACTCCGACGACGGCGAGCGCGACTTCCGCACGGCGCTCGACGCGATCCTCAGCGCCGTCGCGGACGGCCGCCTGCCCCGCGCCCGCCTGGAGGAGGCCGCCGCGCGCGTACGGGACCTCGCGGCGTGGAGCGCCCGGCACCGTACCGCCCCGGTCGACGAGGCCGTCCTCGCCGCCGGTCACACGGCGAGCGCCGACGCCGCCCGCCGGGCCCTGAGCACGCGCGGCGACGTCGCGGGCGCCCTGCGCGGCCCCGTGCGCCTCGTCGACGCGCGCCGCCGCCGCAACATCGCGAGCGGCAGGCTCGGCGACCACGTCGCGGACACCCTCCTCGCGCGCCTGCCCGGCTCGACGCTCACGGCGGTCTTCACGCGCGGCGCCGCGACCGAGGGGCGCGTCACCGAGGAGACGGCGGACGGGCCCGTTCTCCCGGAGGCCGCCGACGTGGTCCTCGTCGGCACACCGCACGCCGACCCCGAGCAGGCGAGGGCGCTCGACGCGCTCCTCGACGCCCACCCGGACGCGCTCGTCGTGTGCCTCGGCTGGCCCGCCGGTCCCGGCGACCTGCCCCGCGCCCGGCGGATCGTCTTCACGTACGGCGACGCGCGCCCCAACGCCGAGGCCCTCGCGGACCTGCTCACGGGCGCGTGA
- a CDS encoding carbohydrate ABC transporter permease, protein MSASVTAPRTAVAQGTPKGPRRGWARTGKYAAVVALLVFTLFPVWFMLSTALNGRASSGTDALFPTHLTFEHFTKALGDGGFGTFMLNSAIVTLITVVASGILALLGAVAMARFRFRMRTTLMVLILVVQMLPAEALVIPLFLQMKDLRMLNSLLGLAIVYTAFSLPFAIWNLRGFVAAVPVEVEEAAYVDGASWWRMFRSVLLPLVTPGLIATSAFAFVMAWEEFTFALTFMSDENMMTVGVGLQQFLGKNTNDWGGLMAASTLVTIPVMVVFVLAQRRLTSGLVSGAVK, encoded by the coding sequence ATGAGCGCGTCTGTCACCGCCCCGCGCACCGCCGTGGCCCAGGGCACCCCGAAGGGCCCGCGCCGCGGCTGGGCGAGGACAGGGAAGTACGCGGCGGTCGTCGCGCTCCTCGTCTTCACCCTCTTCCCCGTCTGGTTCATGCTCTCGACGGCCCTCAACGGCCGCGCCAGCTCCGGCACCGACGCGCTCTTCCCGACCCACCTCACCTTCGAGCACTTCACGAAGGCCCTGGGCGACGGCGGCTTCGGCACCTTCATGCTGAACTCCGCGATCGTCACCCTCATCACGGTCGTCGCCTCCGGCATCCTCGCCCTGCTCGGCGCGGTCGCCATGGCCCGCTTCCGCTTCCGGATGCGCACGACGCTCATGGTGCTGATCCTCGTCGTGCAGATGCTCCCCGCCGAGGCCCTGGTCATCCCCCTGTTCCTTCAGATGAAGGACCTGAGGATGCTCAACTCGCTCCTCGGCCTCGCGATCGTCTACACCGCGTTCTCGCTGCCCTTCGCGATCTGGAACCTGCGCGGCTTCGTCGCGGCGGTCCCGGTCGAGGTCGAGGAGGCCGCGTACGTGGACGGCGCCTCGTGGTGGCGCATGTTCCGCTCCGTGCTGCTGCCGCTCGTGACGCCGGGGCTCATCGCGACGAGCGCCTTCGCCTTCGTCATGGCGTGGGAGGAGTTCACCTTCGCGCTCACCTTCATGTCGGACGAGAACATGATGACCGTGGGCGTGGGCCTGCAGCAGTTCCTCGGCAAGAACACCAACGACTGGGGCGGCCTCATGGCCGCGTCCACGCTCGTGACGATCCCGGTCATGGTCGTCTTCGTGCTCGCCCAGCGCCGGCTGACCTCCGGCCTCGTCTCCGGAGCCGTGAAGTGA
- a CDS encoding carbohydrate ABC transporter permease: protein MGNVALPDARPADPAPAAELPGARPPAPRRPQLVKRLRPWLLLAAPLLVIAVLLLYPIIRVVYLSFQTYGLKEIISGRPRFVGLDNYREVLGGSYLWKTVLPNTVLFAVFAVLGTIVIGTLVALLLQNLGPKLRGVVIGSSLVAWAMPAVTGTYVWVWIFDPDSGIVRRVLQDVGIIGPEGFNWFTERLSFYAIAELNVIHHSFPFIAITLFAALTTVPPELHEAGRLDGANAWQRFWNITFPVLRPAFAVVTILSTIWDFKVFTQIYLMPGGAGTNPDVLNLGVWSYSKAIVQNEYGLGASIAVLLTVVLLVITAVYLRMLFKEDELR from the coding sequence GTGGGGAACGTCGCCCTCCCGGACGCGCGTCCGGCAGACCCCGCCCCCGCGGCGGAGCTGCCGGGCGCGCGCCCGCCCGCGCCGCGCAGGCCGCAGCTCGTGAAGCGGCTGCGCCCCTGGCTGCTGCTCGCGGCCCCGCTGCTCGTCATCGCGGTCCTGCTGCTCTACCCGATCATCCGGGTCGTGTACCTGTCCTTCCAGACGTACGGGCTCAAGGAGATCATCTCCGGCAGGCCCCGCTTCGTCGGCCTCGACAACTACCGCGAGGTCCTCGGCGGTTCGTACCTGTGGAAGACGGTCCTGCCCAACACCGTCCTCTTCGCCGTCTTCGCGGTGCTCGGCACGATCGTCATCGGCACGCTCGTCGCGCTGCTGCTCCAGAACCTCGGACCCAAGCTGCGCGGCGTCGTCATCGGCTCCTCGCTCGTCGCCTGGGCGATGCCCGCCGTGACCGGCACCTACGTGTGGGTGTGGATCTTCGACCCGGACTCCGGGATCGTCCGCCGCGTGCTCCAGGACGTGGGGATCATCGGCCCCGAGGGCTTCAACTGGTTCACCGAACGGCTCTCGTTCTACGCGATCGCCGAACTGAACGTGATCCACCACAGCTTCCCGTTCATCGCGATCACGCTCTTCGCCGCGCTCACCACCGTGCCGCCCGAGCTGCACGAGGCGGGGCGGCTCGACGGGGCGAACGCCTGGCAGCGCTTCTGGAACATCACCTTCCCCGTGCTGCGCCCGGCCTTCGCCGTCGTGACGATCCTCTCCACGATCTGGGACTTCAAGGTCTTCACGCAGATCTACCTCATGCCGGGCGGCGCCGGGACCAACCCCGACGTGCTCAACCTGGGCGTGTGGTCGTACTCGAAGGCCATCGTCCAGAACGAGTACGGGCTCGGCGCCTCGATCGCCGTCCTGCTCACCGTAGTCCTGCTGGTGATCACCGCGGTCTACCTGCGGATGCTGTTCAAGGAGGATGAGCTGCGATGA
- a CDS encoding sugar ABC transporter substrate-binding protein, producing MRLIRTAGVAALAASALVLTACGNDGSSGGSSSDSKGGKTLTWWVMKGTNPDASTFYAAAKKEFKKRTGASLKIQEIQWADAHDRLVRAFASGDGPDVSEIGTTWTPEFAAAGGLTDVTAKLDKSGLGKDLVPALKASATYNGKQYGVGWYAGVRSIIYRKDVFEKHKLSVPKNWDELEQTVKTLKKEEPKLMPLPVAGDAAYATIPFVWGAGGELATEQGGKWTGTIDSKESKAGLDFYTGLALKDKSSSVGATTWRETDVLDSFVKGKSAMVIQGNWTPKTAIAGDPSLKEKIGAFPIPGKDGGINPAVLGGSNLAILKTSKNQDLAWQFVNMMTTSQLAKDWADQAGYFPSTNSALKPFAESTDPLVKPFAETMLKAGKTPPSAPGWGTVEGNKTIPQMVQSILTGTSVDKAAKTASDSVTKTLQEK from the coding sequence ATGAGACTCATACGCACGGCAGGCGTCGCCGCCCTCGCCGCCTCCGCCCTGGTGCTGACCGCCTGCGGGAACGACGGAAGCTCCGGCGGCTCCTCCTCGGACTCCAAGGGCGGCAAGACGCTGACCTGGTGGGTCATGAAGGGCACCAACCCGGACGCCTCGACCTTCTACGCCGCCGCGAAGAAGGAGTTCAAGAAGCGCACGGGCGCGAGCCTCAAGATCCAGGAGATCCAGTGGGCCGACGCCCACGACCGCCTGGTCCGCGCCTTCGCCTCCGGCGACGGCCCCGACGTGTCCGAGATCGGCACGACGTGGACCCCCGAGTTCGCCGCCGCGGGCGGTCTCACCGACGTCACGGCGAAGCTCGACAAGTCCGGCCTCGGCAAGGACCTCGTCCCCGCCCTGAAGGCATCGGCCACGTACAACGGCAAGCAGTACGGCGTCGGCTGGTACGCGGGCGTGCGCTCGATCATCTACCGCAAGGACGTCTTCGAGAAGCACAAGCTGTCGGTCCCGAAGAACTGGGACGAGCTGGAGCAGACCGTCAAGACGCTGAAGAAGGAGGAGCCGAAGCTCATGCCGCTGCCCGTCGCGGGCGACGCGGCGTACGCCACGATCCCCTTCGTGTGGGGCGCGGGCGGCGAGCTGGCCACCGAGCAGGGCGGCAAGTGGACCGGCACCATCGACTCGAAGGAGTCGAAGGCGGGCCTGGACTTCTACACGGGCCTCGCGCTCAAGGACAAGTCCTCCAGCGTCGGCGCCACCACCTGGCGCGAGACCGACGTCCTCGACTCCTTCGTCAAGGGCAAGTCGGCCATGGTGATCCAGGGCAACTGGACCCCGAAGACGGCGATCGCGGGCGACCCCTCGCTCAAGGAGAAGATCGGCGCCTTCCCGATCCCGGGCAAGGACGGCGGCATCAACCCGGCCGTCCTCGGCGGCTCCAACCTCGCCATCCTCAAGACGAGCAAGAACCAGGACCTCGCCTGGCAGTTCGTCAACATGATGACGACGAGCCAACTCGCCAAGGACTGGGCCGACCAGGCCGGCTACTTCCCGAGCACCAACTCGGCGCTCAAGCCCTTCGCCGAGAGCACCGACCCGCTCGTCAAGCCCTTCGCCGAGACGATGCTCAAGGCGGGCAAGACCCCGCCGAGCGCCCCGGGCTGGGGCACCGTCGAGGGCAACAAGACCATCCCGCAGATGGTCCAGTCCATCCTGACGGGCACCTCGGTCGACAAGGCCGCGAAGACCGCGTCCGACTCCGTCACCAAGACGCTTCAGGAGAAGTGA
- a CDS encoding MurR/RpiR family transcriptional regulator, translating to MSERPPHAPESAEQAGRAADVLVRIRAAVPTLQPAEQRVAAAVLDDPAAAARMSSTNLAGQARTSVTTVMRFCRAIGLRNYPQLRIALASAAAREDVRNKDSQWATKGDISEEDSLAQVVDKIIYNESGTLEDTRAQLDLDVLARAVDAVAAARRIDIFGLGASGFVGGDLHQKLHRIGHMAFVWTDGHAALTASALLGEGDVAIGISHTGSTVDTLEPLQAAGERGATTIALTNFARSPMAECADLVLTTAVREMPFRSGATASRIAQLAVVDCLFVGVAQKSYAESTAALARTYGAVRHLRGR from the coding sequence ATGAGCGAACGGCCTCCGCACGCCCCGGAGTCCGCCGAGCAGGCGGGGCGGGCAGCGGACGTACTGGTACGTATCCGGGCGGCCGTGCCGACGCTCCAGCCCGCCGAACAGCGCGTCGCCGCCGCGGTCCTGGACGATCCCGCCGCCGCCGCGCGCATGTCCTCGACGAACCTCGCGGGCCAGGCGCGCACCTCCGTCACGACCGTCATGCGCTTCTGCCGCGCCATCGGGCTGCGCAACTACCCCCAGCTCCGGATCGCGCTCGCCTCGGCCGCCGCGCGCGAGGACGTGCGCAACAAGGACTCGCAGTGGGCGACGAAGGGCGACATCAGCGAGGAGGACTCGCTCGCCCAGGTCGTCGACAAGATCATCTACAACGAGTCGGGGACCCTGGAGGACACCAGGGCGCAGCTCGACCTCGACGTCCTCGCGCGGGCCGTGGACGCGGTGGCGGCGGCGCGGCGCATCGACATCTTCGGGCTCGGGGCGAGCGGCTTCGTCGGCGGCGACCTCCACCAGAAGCTGCACCGCATCGGGCACATGGCCTTCGTCTGGACGGACGGCCATGCGGCGCTCACCGCGAGCGCGCTGCTCGGCGAGGGGGACGTGGCGATCGGGATCTCGCACACCGGGTCCACCGTCGACACGCTGGAGCCCTTGCAGGCGGCGGGGGAGCGGGGGGCGACGACGATCGCGCTGACGAACTTCGCGCGGTCGCCCATGGCGGAGTGCGCGGACCTGGTGCTCACCACCGCGGTGCGCGAGATGCCGTTCCGGTCGGGGGCGACCGCCTCGCGGATAGCGCAACTCGCGGTGGTGGACTGCCTCTTCGTGGGGGTGGCGCAGAAGTCGTACGCGGAGTCGACGGCGGCGCTGGCACGGACGTACGGAGCGGTGAGGCATTTGCGGGGGCGGTGA
- a CDS encoding anhydro-N-acetylmuramic acid kinase produces the protein MIVVGLMSGTSMDGLDVAVADLSLDGEGTVTLVPLAAEEHPWPEETRARLLGVLPPARVSLGDVCEVDTLVGRESARVVREIVRRYGGDLVGSHGQTVFHSVSPQGRALGTLQLGQPAWIAEETGLPVVSDIRARDIAAGGQGAPLASTLDALWLAAGPGTKRVALNLGGIANVTVVGAPGEPVTAFDTGPANCLLDAAAVRLSGGRLASDIDGRMARAGAVRTDLLGRLREEPYYRLPAPKSTGRELFTTEYVAERLAGLPEVAPDDLMATLTELTAVTVADAVRPYAPTEVVASGGGVRNPALLDRLRAHLAPATLTTSDTYGLPAGDKEAYLMTLLAFLSWHQIPGVAPGATGSTQPRVLGRLSPGTGPLRLPEPGVAPKRLVVLAPPAA, from the coding sequence ATGATCGTCGTGGGGCTTATGTCGGGGACCTCCATGGACGGGCTCGACGTCGCTGTCGCCGACCTGTCGCTCGACGGGGAGGGGACCGTGACGCTCGTGCCTCTCGCCGCCGAGGAGCATCCGTGGCCGGAGGAGACGCGGGCGCGGCTGCTGGGTGTGCTGCCTCCGGCCCGGGTCTCGCTGGGGGATGTGTGTGAAGTCGACACGCTGGTGGGGCGCGAGAGCGCGCGCGTCGTCCGGGAGATCGTGCGGCGGTACGGGGGCGACCTCGTCGGCTCGCACGGCCAGACCGTCTTCCACTCGGTGAGCCCGCAGGGCCGGGCGCTCGGGACGCTCCAGCTCGGGCAGCCCGCGTGGATCGCCGAGGAGACCGGGCTGCCCGTCGTCTCCGACATCCGCGCGCGGGACATCGCGGCCGGAGGCCAGGGCGCCCCGCTCGCGAGCACGCTCGACGCGCTGTGGCTCGCGGCCGGGCCGGGCACGAAGCGCGTCGCGCTCAACCTCGGCGGCATCGCCAACGTCACCGTGGTCGGGGCCCCCGGCGAACCGGTGACCGCCTTCGACACGGGCCCGGCGAACTGCCTGCTCGACGCGGCGGCCGTGCGGCTGAGCGGGGGTCGGCTCGCGAGCGACATCGACGGCCGCATGGCGCGCGCCGGCGCGGTCCGTACGGATCTGCTCGGGCGGCTGCGCGAGGAGCCGTACTACCGGCTGCCCGCGCCGAAGTCGACCGGGCGCGAGCTCTTCACGACGGAGTACGTGGCGGAACGCCTCGCCGGGCTGCCCGAGGTCGCCCCCGACGACCTGATGGCGACGCTCACGGAACTCACCGCGGTGACGGTCGCCGACGCGGTGCGCCCCTACGCGCCCACCGAGGTCGTCGCCTCCGGCGGCGGCGTGCGCAACCCGGCCCTCCTGGACCGGCTCCGCGCGCACCTCGCGCCCGCGACGCTGACCACGAGCGACACGTACGGCCTGCCCGCGGGGGACAAGGAGGCGTACCTCATGACGCTCCTCGCCTTCCTGAGCTGGCACCAGATCCCGGGCGTGGCCCCCGGCGCGACCGGTTCGACGCAACCGCGCGTCCTCGGCCGCCTCTCACCCGGCACGGGCCCGCTGCGCTTGCCGGAGCCGGGCGTGGCGCCGAAGCGGCTCGTGGTGCTCGCGCCCCCCGCCGCCTGA
- a CDS encoding ABC transporter permease has protein sequence MSAGTYAPRPGAAPVGRMIAAQAGLETRMLLRNGEQLLLTVIIPALLLVLFSAVDVVDTGDGERVDFLAPGVLALAVMSTAFTGQAIATGFERRYGVLKRLAASPLPRWALMTAKTLSVLVTEVLQVALLTVIALALGWSPHGNPVWVVLLLLLGTAAFSGLGLLMAGTLKAEATLAAANLVFLLLLVAGGVIVPLDKFPGAVRSVLELLPITALSDGLREVLQHGAGMPAKDLVVLAVWTVLGLGAAGRFFRWE, from the coding sequence ATGAGCGCCGGTACGTACGCACCGCGGCCGGGCGCCGCCCCCGTCGGGCGGATGATCGCGGCGCAGGCGGGCCTGGAGACGAGAATGCTCCTGCGCAACGGCGAGCAACTGCTGCTCACCGTGATCATCCCCGCGCTGCTGCTCGTCCTCTTCTCCGCCGTCGACGTCGTGGACACGGGCGACGGCGAGCGCGTCGACTTCCTCGCGCCCGGTGTCCTCGCGCTCGCGGTCATGTCCACGGCCTTCACGGGTCAGGCGATCGCGACGGGCTTCGAGCGCAGGTACGGGGTGCTCAAGCGGCTCGCCGCCTCGCCGCTGCCGCGCTGGGCCCTCATGACGGCGAAGACGCTGTCGGTCCTGGTCACCGAGGTCCTCCAGGTCGCCCTCCTGACCGTCATCGCCCTCGCGCTCGGCTGGTCCCCGCACGGCAACCCGGTCTGGGTGGTGCTGCTCCTGCTCCTCGGCACGGCGGCCTTCTCCGGCCTCGGCCTGCTGATGGCGGGCACCTTGAAGGCGGAGGCGACGCTCGCGGCGGCGAACCTGGTCTTCCTCCTCCTGCTCGTCGCGGGCGGTGTGATCGTCCCGCTCGACAAGTTCCCCGGCGCGGTCCGCTCCGTCCTCGAACTCCTCCCCATCACGGCCCTCTCGGACGGCCTGCGCGAGGTCCTCCAGCACGGCGCGGGAATGCCCGCGAAGGACCTGGTCGTGCTGGCGGTGTGGACGGTGCTGGGGCTCGGCGCGGCGGGGCGCTTCTTCCGCTGGGAGTGA